TTtctaatttacaaattataacAAACAATATAggttcaaatatttttgtgcCGTGCGCAGGTAATAAATTGGAATATTCCACCTTTGTGCGATGACTTGGCAAACTTCATAGAACAAACATATTCGAAATGCGCCGCGGCATATGCAATGAAAAATGCTGGGCCAACAATGTTAATATGGCTTCCAAAGGATcccagggggcgtggcaggttgGAGGGCCCAGGATGTGTGTCAGTGTCAGTGTGCTGCATGAAAGTGCAAGTTCTGCTTATTGTTTCCACCGCTGCCACTGCTCCAGTGCCAGCAACCTTCAGCCAAGAACAATAAAATTGCACGAAAATGAAACTGAAATGGGCCCCATGCAAATGCGAAATGGAAAAGTATGAAAAGCGCAGGCAAAAGCGAATTtcagggaaaaataaacattttaaatgcttttcCTTATACCCAGGGGTGAACAGTTTGACAGTTTCGTGATCTACTTTGACTTAACCAAGACAGTGTGGAAGTGAAAAAGTTTCGAAAAGTTTAATTATGAAAATGATTCCTTTTTAAATCGTGTAGAAttggttattttttgtaaggtaGAATCCGTTACGCACACGTAACACAAATGAAATTGGGAACagaataaagtaaaaataaaaaaatttgtttttattgttaactatttttttaatatatatatttcaagtactaattttaatataaaataaatatcatttttatgatCCTCGGTTATTtagaaagtaaaaaatattaagaaaatatgacaaaatataacattattccattaaaatttaagaatatttgtAGGATCCTGCATCTTTTTCAACACAACCAAAATATATCATTTCATATTTAGGATACTTTAAGGTTTCTGTTACCTCCTTTTACCTAACTTCCTCCCATGGAAGTATGTAAATGCATCGCTGTCGCTTGGCCAACACATTTGCACTTGACTGAAACGCGTTAGCCGCTTTCCTAGTAGATGATTTTCGGGCAGCTGCTAACGTTGCCACGCCCCAGCTCGGGGCATAAAGGGGCGGCAATTGGGATTGGGGATCAAGGTTGGGGGTTGGGGTTAGGGGACATGAGGTACGCGTTGTGAGGCTGCCATAGAAAACGGTATGAAGTGACTGGCGGATTTCGTGTAACCAAGACACCATCCGGCGACTGACGTGGCGCCTTTGTTGGCCAGAGCCCTGGGGCAGCAAAATGGATTTTGGACGGGGTCCAGGCAGGACGCGCCTTGCAATCCAAAATGCAATACAGGAGATGCACATACAAGGcgctcacacacacagtggGGCACACGCAGAAGTACACTGAAAAAGAGAAACTTGACAAGTTTAGAAACATGgtgtttttcaaaatcttaaataaaaaatatttaatagcgTTGTAAgcgatttaagttttttaaaatagtttttagattttttaatattcttatCAAAGGGATGataattcaaaatttgtatacttttaatttgattttatgttATCAATATAGGatattttcaagattttttaattacaaaaatattttcaattttccccGTTTTAATTCAAGACTGATAAGCAAATCAAATGGACATatttaatatctttataaaagGCTGATGATGATATTTTGCTATATTGGGGTTTTAGTTTGTTATTCCAATCACGACTTTTTGTATTGAAGGACAAATTCCATCAATCACAGAAGGCGGGACAACTACAATATTTTGGTGTACACCTCCACGTCAGTTCAGTGCATTTATATTAACAACATAAAGTGCCAAATCACGACAGGTGCCAAAATCCCGTAAAGAAAAACCCTTATAAACTTTTGCCAGGTGCAAAGGCAGCTTGAATAACCGCCATTCACCCCGCTATCCTCCCTCTTCTGTACTCTCTCTCAAAgcctttaaataattataaaactttATCTCTTCTCTGGACACACACAAACATGAACCCCTCACCGCCGACCATGTCCATTGAACGTCACTTTGACTAAAAGCCAAATAGAATTAAAccctgaaaaatatttgatctAAATTCCCGAACCTCCCCGCTTCCCCGACTCCATATCCCACCCGATGTCCCTTTGCCATTTTCATGCCCAATCTCCTCCAGAaagcgcagcagcagccgcggcCACAGGGACACAAATCCCGCCACAAAGCGCCCGACGACATAGAGGATCCAGAGCAGCGCAAGTCCTTTGATGTCGCCGCAAATGCCAATGCGCGAACAGGGTCCACCCTGCCGCCGAATCGGGTGGAAAATCCAGAGGGGCCGGTTGGAAAACACCCACCCCCAGCGGTGCCAATGCGACGGCATCACTCGAAAGTGACGCCCCaaccgccgccgccgacgcTCTTCCTGGAAAACTCCCTGCTGCAGCGCCAGTTCGCGAATCCAATTAGTTACTTGGTTGGACCACGACTGCAGCCGCGCAGTAATCGCACCAGCATCGAGTCGATATTATCGCTGGATTAGCGCCGCAGCCAGTTTCCCAGTCAGTTTCCCCCCATGGAAAGCCTCGCAGACTAGTCACAAACTGTCAACTGGTGGGCGGAAAACCTCCAGTGGATTCCTTTCCCCGACGCCACAACCTCAACTTTGGAACGCTATGTCGGTTAGAAACTTTTAAGATTGTTAGTTAGACTTGgagaaaacacaaaataaattgataaacTGATTTGTGTTCTTTATAGTATTGAATTTCACAAATTAAATGAGTATATAAATGTaagtattttgtattattatatatgATTAAGATCCATGGGTAATCCTTTTCTCCTTCATTTGACACCCTTTAAAAAGATCAATTTTAAAGTAGAGTGTTAGAGAATTTAACCACAAATTTGTAggggtatcccacttcaaaatcggaatgAAATTACTTAAAATCCGGATAAAATAacttaagttatggaatctctAAGTGCAATTTTGGCAGCCCATTCCGAAAGCTATTGCAAACACGGAATAATTCAACatggaaatgggctaaaatttcgaccctcttgtaaaaggaaaatttaaatgtattttgttagAGAATTCGTCCACAAACTCATAGTGATATCCCACATTAAAATCGAGTtacaattactcaagttatagAATCTAGAAGTGCTATTTTGGAAGCCCATTCCGAAAGCCATTGCAAATACGAAATATTCCACatggaaatgggctaaaatttcgaccctcttgtaaaaggaaaattttaatgtattttgttagagaattcgtccacaaactcatagaggtatcccacactAAAATCGACTTCTATTTACTCAAGTTAtagaatctagaagtgcaatTTCGGGAGCCCATTCCGAAAGCCATTGCAAATACGAAATATTCCACatggaaatgggctaaaatttcgaccctcttgtaaaaagaaaattttaatgtattttgttAGAGAATTCGTCCGCaagctcatagaggtatcccacattaaAATCGAGTtacaattactcaagttatagAATCTAGAAGTGCTATTTTGGAAGCCCATTCCGAAAGCCATTGCAAATACGAAATATTCCACatggaaatgggctaaaatttcgaccctcttgtaaaaggaaaattttaatgtattttgttAGAGAATTCGTCCGCaagctcatagaggtatcccacattaaAATCGAGTtacaattactcaagttatagAATCTAGAAGTGCTATTTTGGAAGCCCATTCCGAAAGCCATTGCAAATACGAAATATTCCACatggaaatgggctaaaatttcgaccctcttgtaaaaggaaaattttaatgtattttgttagagaattcgtccacaaactcatagaggtatcccacactAAAATCGACTTCTATTTACTCAAGTTAtagaatctagaagtgcaatTTCGGGAGCCCATTCCGAAAGCCATTGCAAATACGAAATATTCCACatggaaatgggctaaaatttcgaccctcttgtaaaaagaaaattttaatgtattttgttAGAGAATTCGTCCGCaagctcatagaggtatcccacattaaAATCGAGTtacaattactcaagttatagAATCTAGAAGGGCTATTTTGGAAGCCCATTccgaaagccattggaaacaCGGAATAATTCAACatggaaatgggctaaaatttcgaccctcttgtaaaaggaaaattttaatgtattttgttAGAGAATTCGTCCGCaagctcatagaggtatcccacattaaAATCGAGTtacaattactcaagttatagAGTCTAGAAGTGCTATTTTGGAAGCCCATTCCGAAAGCCATTGCAAATACGAAATATTCCACatggaaatgggctaaaatttcgaccctcttgtaaaaggaaaattttaatgtattgTGTTAGAGAATTCGTCCACAAACTCATAGTGATATCCCACATTAAAATCGGGTTACAAATACTAAAGTTAtagaatctagaagtgcaatTTTGGAAGCCCATTccgaaagccattggaaacaCGGAATAATTCAACatggaaatgggctaaaatttcgaccctcttgtaaaaggaaaatttaaatgtattttgttagAGAATTCGTCCACaagctcatagaggtatcccacattaaAATCGAGTtacaattactcaagttatagAGTCTAGAAGTGCTATTTTGGAAGCCCATTCCGAAAGCCATTGCAAATACGGAATAATTCAACatggaaatgggctaaaatttcgaccctcttgtaaaaggaaaatttaaatgtattttgttagAGAATTCGTCCACaagctcatagaggtatcccacattaaAATCGAGTtacaattactcaagttatagAATCTAGAAGTGCTATTTTGGAAGCCCATTCCGAAAGCCATTGCAAATACGGAATAATTCAACatggaaatgggctaaaatttcgaccctcttgtaaaaggaaaattttaatgtattgTGTTAGAGAATTCGTCCACAAACTCATAGTGATATCCCACATTAAAATCGGGTTACAAATACTAAAGTTAtagaatctagaagtgcaatTTTGGAAGCCCATTccgaaagccattggaaacaCGGAATAATTCAACatggaaatgggctaaaatttcgaccctcttgtaaaaggaaaatttaaatgtattttgttagagaattcgtccacaaactcatagaggtatcccacattaaAATCGAGTTACAAATACTAAAGTTATAGAATCTAGAAGTGAAATTTTGGAAGCCCATTccgaaagccattggaaacaCGGAATAATTCAACatggaaatgggctaaaatttcgaccctcttgtaaaaggaaaatttttatgtattttgttaaagaattcgtccacaaactcatagaggtatgccAATCGGGgtaaaattactcaagttatgaaatatagaagtgcagttttggccTCAGTACACCTCTTCAAACCATAGTGTGCGATATTGATAGTCCATCCGGTTGAACTTATTTGTATGGTACTGCATTTCGAAGTGTCCACTGTCTTCTAAATTAGCtatgattttataaaatcaaaagatTATAAGAGCCAACGCAGAAATATATGCGGGTTGGggcattttgaataatttttgctGCTAAGCACGCAAATTCTTATCTGAAGGCCGTACTTTTCCATTAGAATGCAAAACATtcgtatttataaatatttattggatTAAATTAGATTCTGCGTGATTCGCCACATTGGATCGCTTAGACGTAGGCATTTACTTTTGTATGCTTAGCTTATACACTTTCGATCTGCGCAGATTGCCTtacaataaattgtatttaagtCTACGATGAGTTCAAGTCCCGCCCACTGATTACTGTTTTGACCCTCCGGAAATCTTACACACTAAATGGGAGCTGATCGGGGGGACTTATGAAGGGGCCGTGGAAATGGCTCAAGGGCATGTTTGGGGAGCGCGGGATGAGACGACGCTAGGTGAAATCCGGCGGCTTGTACTTCGGCGGTCGCTTAATTGGCTTCTATAACCAATTGCGGCCGCCACGTCATATGTTGTTCTCCTTGGCACCCTTGGCCCCGGTACCGGAACCTGATCCTGACCCAGATCCGGCATTAGCCGTCGCTCCGGCGTCATTATcgctcttgttgttgctgttgttgttgctggtgctgTTCGTATTGGACGCCGTCGATTCCTCGCCATCAGCTCCGTCACCTTAAAACAAGATAATGGTAAAATTAGTTGAATTTCAATATATCAGTGAATAAACATAGTGATAAAGTGTAATTTACAGGTAATCATTTCGGGATGAAAGTACGATTGTTTACGtactaaataataatattttttacatcaGACCAACTATTCCTATAATTTACTTTAACTGTGATCATAAAAAAGCATAAGAATATTACCCACCCTTCTCCTTTTCGTCCTTGATCTCGCTGGATGTCTCTGAGGAAGccttgttgctgttggtgtCCTTGTCCAGACGCGGTCGCTTTCGCTGGCCCTTGTACGTCCGGTTATCCCTGCGTCCGCCCTCGCCTTCGTCCTCCGAATCGGAATACTCGTTCTCGGGCACAATGCGCTTGTCCTTGTCGCTTTGGGGCAGGCGATCGTCCTTGTCGACCTTGTCCTCATCGTCGGACTCGTCGTTGATGGCGTCCTCGGGAATCGCCTGGATCTGTACGCCAGGTGCATGAGGCAGCATTCGCAGGTTCTCAAAAAGCCGGTTTTTGATCTTCTCCAGGTACTCTGACGTATTCTGATTTGTCATATTACTGGGACTAATGTGCAGCTTGAAGTCGGGACCAAAGTACTCGAAATAGTCGTTGTAGGGCAGTTCGTTGGCGATTTCCACGGCAAGAGCCACAGAGGTTTCGTAGGTCCAGCAGCGGGAAACGTTACGAATGGTATAGCCACCACCGCCGACCATCAAGAAGGGCAGGTTATACTTCTTTACAAACTCAACGCACTTGCCGTGGCCCTTGACCGTCAGATTGAAGCAACCTAAACGATCGCCAGTCAGGGAATCGGCACCACATTGcagcaccaccgccgccgGTTGGAATGTTTCCATCACCTTGCTGATAATGGGCACAAATATGCTTTCGTACGCATCATCATCCATGCCATCGCGCAGGGGTATGTTCACTGCATAGTACTTTCCCTTGCCGGCGCCGATGTCACGCAGATCGCCGGTGCCTGGGAAGTACTCTCCGTACTTGTGGAAGCTCACGGTCATCACACGATCGGTGGTATAGAACGCCTCCTCCACGCCATCACCGTGATGCACGTCTATGTCTATGTAGAGAACACGCTGGTGGTACTTAAGCAGCTCGAGGATTCCAAGGACAATATCGTTGACGTAGCAAAAGCCGGAGGCCTCCGATTTTTTGGCATGATGCAGGCCTCCGCCCCAGTTGATGCAGATCTCCGAGGCCTGTTTGTTCAGCTTGACGGCTGCAGCCACGGATCCTCCGGCGGAGAGTTGGCAGAACTCGTAGAGTCCGTCGAAAACAGGGCAATCTTCGCCCACATTGAAGCGCTGCATCTGCTTGTTGTACTCGGACATGTTGTCTGGCCTAATGGATCGCAGGAACCGGACGTACTCGTCCGAGTGGAACTTGGTCATCTCATCGGCAGTGGCTTTGTGGGGACGCTGAAAGAATGAGTGTTGTGTTTAGTAAATAAATGCTGcaatcttaaacttttttatgaaatcattttaaagaTAAAGAGTTCTTTTGGACTTGGATTAAAGCtcaaataaaactattaaagaTTATTTGATCTCATTTAGAATAGTAACTTACGTAAATCTCCATTTTTCGATATAGCCCATAGTTGAGCAGCAGGTTGTGGGTCATACGTATGCGGTGGGGCTTCATGGGATGACCCTGGCCATAGTAGTAGTTTCCGATGTCACCTGGGGATCAAGAATAACGATTAGTGTCAGcttgaaaaaacatttaattgccACGCTAATGTGGAATACAAATTTTACGCTCACTGTCGGCGAGGCGTCTGTGGGAGAGCGTCACTTTTCCCGAACGACCGCAGCGGTCGCACTTTCGCTCCGAacgaaaagcaacaaaaacacaaagaGGAGGAAGAGAGACCTACAGGTACAtacacgcacacgcacacaagcGCACTGCGGTCGTTTCGGAAAAGTGCGCTGTGGACCGGAACGCGCTCGTACAGTCGCCGTAAAACTTGAAATTTGCAAAAATGCTATCATCTGATTCTGAGCGGATGCGGAAAAACCACAAGTCGGCGTGAAAAACATGGTAGCTACTTTGCGATTTTGAAGTCTCCGCTTAGTAGGCCTTTTACTTAACTAATTCGTGTTAAACTTACTGTCGTAGTAGTAACAAACGCGTTTTTTGCTGTGAGACTGCATTTTGCGGCGCTGTCGGCGGTTTCAAAACTCCTTCAAATCGATGTTTGCCGGTTCCTGGAACCCTTTTTGTTGATCGGGGACTGCCCGAGTATTTGGGA
This window of the Drosophila biarmipes strain raj3 chromosome 3L, RU_DBia_V1.1, whole genome shotgun sequence genome carries:
- the LOC108035501 gene encoding histone deacetylase HDAC1 — its product is MQSHSKKRVCYYYDSDIGNYYYGQGHPMKPHRIRMTHNLLLNYGLYRKMEIYRPHKATADEMTKFHSDEYVRFLRSIRPDNMSEYNKQMQRFNVGEDCPVFDGLYEFCQLSAGGSVAAAVKLNKQASEICINWGGGLHHAKKSEASGFCYVNDIVLGILELLKYHQRVLYIDIDVHHGDGVEEAFYTTDRVMTVSFHKYGEYFPGTGDLRDIGAGKGKYYAVNIPLRDGMDDDAYESIFVPIISKVMETFQPAAVVLQCGADSLTGDRLGCFNLTVKGHGKCVEFVKKYNLPFLMVGGGGYTIRNVSRCWTYETSVALAVEIANELPYNDYFEYFGPDFKLHISPSNMTNQNTSEYLEKIKNRLFENLRMLPHAPGVQIQAIPEDAINDESDDEDKVDKDDRLPQSDKDKRIVPENEYSDSEDEGEGGRRDNRTYKGQRKRPRLDKDTNSNKASSETSSEIKDEKEKGDGADGEESTASNTNSTSNNNSNNKSDNDAGATANAGSGSGSGSGTGAKGAKENNI